In the genome of Devosia rhizoryzae, the window GAATGGAGCTTGCCTTCGAGCGCGCCGAACGAAATCTCGATCAGCCGCTTGTCATGGATCACCGGCGGCAGTTCGACATCGAAGGCGGCCCGCATGCGATCCATGGTTTCGCTTGCGCGGCTCAGAGGCGACGCAAACCAGTTCAGCGAGCGGGGATCGACGCCATCGCGCTCCAGCAGATCGCGCAGCAGCACGCCGTTCGCATCGGCTTGCAGCTGCCCGGTGCGGTTGAGCGGAATGTCGCGGCTGCCCTGGTAGCGCTGTTCGCGGTTCCAGTCGGTCTCGCCGTGCCGGGCGAAATAGAAGTCCGGCCACTCGATGGCAGTCATATGCTCTAAAACCTTATTCGGAGGCGTCGCCGGTGTTGTCGAGCAGCTTCATGCCGACGACGTTGAAGCCGGCGTCGACATAGTGGATTTCGCCGGTCACCCCGCCCGCTAAGGGCGAGAGCAGGTAAGTGGCGGCGCCGCCGACATCGTCGATATCGACATTCTTGCGCATGGCCGAATTGGCTTCCTGCCAATGGAGCATGTCACGCAGGCCGGAAATGCCCGACGCGGCCAGCGTCTTGATGGCGCCGGCGGAGATGGCGTTGACGCGGATGCCCTTCTTGCCGAGGTCGACGGCGAGATAGCGCACCGACGCTTCGAGCGCGGCCTTGGCGACGCCCATGACATTGTAGTTCGGCACGTATTTGACGGCGCCATAATAGGTCAGCGTCAGGAGCGCCCCGCCTTCGTTCATCAGCGGCTCGGCGCGCTTGGCGACGGCGGTGAAGGAATAAACGGAGATATCCATGGTCAGCGCGAAGTTGTCGCGGCTGGTGTCGAGGTAGCGGCCTTCGAGCTCGTCCTTGTTGGAGAAGCCGATGGCGTGGACTACGAAATCGAGCGAGCCCCACTTGTCCTTGATCTGGCGGAAGGTTTCATCCATCGCCGCTTCGTCGGACACGTCGCATTCGACCAGGAAGTCGGAGCCGACTTCGGCCGCCAGCGGTTCGACGCGGCGCTTCAGCGCTTCGCCCTGATAGGAGAAGGCCAGCTCGGCGCCCTGCTCGCGCAATTGCTTGGCAATGCCCCAGGCGATCGAACGATTGTTGGCGAGGCCCATGATCAGCCCGCGCTTGCCTTGCATCAATCCAGTGGCCATTCTTCTTATCCGTTGCTGGAGTCGTTTCGCCGGTTGTGGCATATGGCGGGCCTGTCGGGCAAGTTCGCCGCCCCGTAAGAGGCAGCCAAACTCTGGTTTTCCCATGACCCTTTCCGCCGCCGAGATCGTCACCCAGCTTTCGAGCCTCGTCGGCGCCAATGCCGTCATCGGCGAGCCAAGCCGCATGACCACCTATCTCAGCGAACCACGCAAGCGCTTCACCACGGGCGCCGCCGCCATCGTCACCCCCGGCTCGGTAGCCGAGGTGCAGGCCGTGCTGCGCTGGGCCAATACCAACGATGTCGGGATCATTCCGCAGGGCGGCAATACCGGTCTCGTCGGCGGCCAGGTGCCCCGCCGTGGCGACGAGGTCATCCTCAGCCTCGCCCGCCTCGATAAGATCCGCGGCATTGACACCGCATCGGGCACTATGACCGTCGAGTCGGGCGTCATCCTCTCCAAGGCCCATGATGCGGCCGAAGCCGAGGGCGTGATCCTGCCGCTCTGGCTCGCCTCGCAGGGCTCGGCCCGCATCGGCGGCGTTCTTTCCACCAATGCCGGCGGCGTCAACGTCCTCGCCTATGGCAATGCCCGCGACCTCACCATGGGCATCGAGGCGGTGCTCGCCGACGGGCGGCTGTACCAGGGCCTCAATTCACTTAAGAAAGACAATACCGGCTACGACCTTAAAAACCTGCTGGTCGGCGCCGAAGGCACGCTCGGGATCATCACCGCGGCAACGCTCAAGGTCTTCCCCAAGCCCGAGGACTACGAAACCGCCATCGTCAGCCTCCGCGATCTCGATTGCGCCCTCGCCTTTTTCGATCTGCTGCGCTCCCGCGCCCGCCGCCGCCTCAGCGCCTATGAAATCGTGCCCCAGCTTGGCCTAGACCTCCAGCTCAAGCACGGCATGCTCGATCGCGACCCCACGCCCGGCCCCTCCCCCTGGTATGCGCTGGTCGAGGTCTCGCGCCTCTCCAAAGGCGCCTCAGACACGCTTATCCGCGCCGTCGAAGCGGCCTTCGGCGAAGGCCTCCTCGACAATGCCGTCTTTGCCGAGTCCCTCGCCGACCGCACCCGCATGTGGGCCTTCCGCGAACAGATGAGCGAAGTGCAGTCGCGCGAAGGCGCCTCGATCAAGCACGACGTTTCCGTGCCGATCCACGCCGTGCCGCAACTCATCACCGAAGGCATTGCCGCGGCCGAACGCGTCGCCCCCGGTATCCGCGCTGTGCCCTTCGGCCATCTCGGCGACGGCAACATTCACTTCAACTTCAGCCAGCCCGTCGGCGCCGATCCCAAGAGCTTCATGGCCGATTACGAAGACAAGGTGCACGAAGCGATCTACGAGGTCGTCCTGCGCCTTGGGGGCTCCGTTTCCGCCGAACACGGCATCGGCCAGCTCAAGGTCGACCTCCTGCGCCAGGTCAAGGACCCGATCGCGCTTGAAATGATGCGCGCCATCAAAACCGCCCTCGATCCCAAGGGCATCCTCAACCCGGGCAAGATGCTGGGCTGATCGACACGGCGGCAAGAAGGTCACCCCCATGTGCCTTCTTGATCCTCGCACGCCCCCAACCCATCTACCGCCCATGCTGCTCAAAGACATTCAGTTCTTCGACGACGCCACGCGTCCGCCGATCCCCGCCCTGCCCGGTATCACCGAAAGGCAGAAGCTGCCTGGTCAGCACCTCAAGATGATCCACGATCATCTGCGCGACAACATGGTGACGCTTGGCCGCCTGATCGAACGGGCCGCCGAGGGCAAGGCCAGTGCGGAAGAGGTCAAGGCCGAGACCGCCGACCTCGTCATGGTCACCAATTACCGCCGCTTCGGCACGCTCTGCGGGCAATATTGCCAGTTTGTCCACGGCCATCATTCGATCGAAGACCAGGCGCTGTTTCCCTCCATTCGCGCGCAAAGCCCGGCCTTCAAGGCCATTGCCGACCGGCTTGAGGCCGAACACGTGGTCGTGCATCAGCTGCTCGAACGGCTGATCGACACGCTGATCGCGCTTGCCGACGCGCCCTCGCGCCCAAAGTTCGACGATGCGGTGGAAGTCTATCGCGCCCTCGAGCGCGTGCTTCTCAGTCACCTCGGCTATGAAGAAGAAGCCATCGGCGACGCGCTCGGATACTTTGACATTGGAGTCTAGCTCCAAAGTTGATGTGTTAACCTTAGCAACCGGTGCAATACTTGCTCGTTGGCTCCCCTGGGCAGATGCCCGTGAGAAGAGGAGTCTCAGATGAACGCGAAAATTTTGGCCACGTCGCTGGCCGCCCTTGGCCTGGCGATCGCCAGCCCGAGCTTTGCCCAGGACTATACGCTGAACGGCACCGCCGTGCCGGAGGACCAGGTTGCCCGTATCCAGGCCCATTGCGATACGCTGGGCGGTTCCGATAGCGACATGAACGCCAATGCCGAACCGGGCGCACCGACCGCCGACGCCACCGGAACGGAAGAAGCAGCGCAAGCAGAAGCCAATATGGAAGCGGCCGGTGCGGCCACCACCGAAGCCGGCGCGGCTGCTGGCGGTGACGCCGGCAACATGGCTGCCGGTGCTGGCGCTGCCGCTGGCGCAGAAGCCGCGGCAACTGGCACGGACATGTCGACCGACAGCACCGCAGGTGCAGGCGCAACGGGTGGCGCTGCCGGCACCATCGATTTCGCGACGCTGGACGTCAACAACATCGATCAAGCAGCCTGCGCGGCGGGCGGCTTCATGGTTGATGGCGCGGTTGGTGCCGGAGCGAACGGCGCCGCCACGACGGGTACCGACGCTGGTGCAACGACCGGCACCGACGCCGGCGCAACCACTGGCACGGATGCCGGTGCCGGGGCGACCAGCACCACCACGACCACAACCACGAACTAATGCGCCTCGGCATCCGCCTTTCCGGGCGGATGCCGGCTCATCTCAAAACAAGTCCAGTTGTCCGCCGCCGCCAGCGGCCTTTTTCATTTTGACCGGCACTGGCTCGGACGGCTCCAGCGCCACCGGCTCGATCAGCCCCTCGTCATCGTCTCGCGCCGAATTGACCCGCATCGAGACGGGGTGAAATTTCAGCACGCCATCCTCGAGCGGCAGCGCCATCTGCGCCGCTTCCTTTGCCCGAACCTCGCGCACATTCAGCCAATTGTCCTGCGCCTCTTCATCCATCAGGATCGCCGGCATGCGGTCATGGATCACCGATAGCTGCGGATTGGCCGCCACGGTAATGGTGGCAAGGCTATCGACTTCTTCCCCGTTCGGCCCCGACCAGGTGGCATAAAGCCCCGCCAGCGCCATCGGCTTTTCGTCGGCGCGGGTAATATAATAGGGCTGCTTCCGCTTGTCCGGTCCGGTGTGCCATTCGTAATAGCCACTTGCCGGAACGATGCAGCGCCCGTGCTTGAGAGCGTCGCGAAAAGCCGGTTTGCTTTCCATGCCCTCGGCGCGCGCATTGACCAGAAGCGGGAACTCGCGCGGATCCTTGACCCAGCCGGGCACCAGGCCCCAGCGCGCAAAATGCGGTTCGCGCCTGCCCTCGGATTCCCATATGCCGACCACCGGCTGCGTTGGCGCAATGTTGAAGCGCGGCACGACGTCGATGCTCTTCAAGAGCTTGAAGAGCTCAACCATCATTTCGGGCGGCAATGTCGAGGCGTAGCGGCCGCACATGGCATGTCTCCTTCACTCTTGGACAGGTAATGTCTTGAGACACGAATCGCAAATCGGCGCCCCAATGACCGACCTCCCCAATGCTGCCAGCGTCGGCCTCGTCCGCGAGGGCAAGATCCTGCTGATCAAGCGGGCCTTTGCGCCCTACCAGAACCTCTGGACATTTCCGGGCGGGCGGCTGGAGCCGGGCGAAACCATCGAGCAATGCGCCACGCGCGAACTCCAGGAAGAGCTCGCGATCACGATCCGCAATCCAAAGCTCGTCATGCAGCAGGCGCTCGGCCGAGACGGCGAATACCGCCTCGCCGTCTTCGTCAGCACCGATTTTTCCGGCGTCATGCGTCCATCCGAGGAGATCTCCGCCCATATGTGGGCCGATCCGGGCATGGTCCACGCCCTGCGCACCACCTCCCGCCTCGACGACGTGATCAGAGAATGCTTCAAGGTTCTGGGCCAAAGCTGGTAGAGAGCGGGTCATGAAATTTCCTCGACCCCTCTTGCCCAAAGACTTGATTCTCGGCTCCTGCGCCTCCCTCCCCCTTGAGGGGAGGGACCGAGGGTGGGGGTCCCTCGGCGATACACCGGACTACCCCCCACCCCAACCCTCCCCCTCAAGGGGGGAGGGAGCAAAAAGAGCGCACGGCTGGAAACAGTCCTTCACCGCTCTTGCCGTAGCGCTCTCCCTCACAGCCCCCACCCTTGCCATCGACCCGCCCTACCAGCGGCAGATGGAGCGGCTCGCCGAGATTATGGGCAGCCTTTATTACCTGCAGCCGCTTTGCGAAGCGGGCGACGAGGACTGGCGCGAACAGATGAGCGAACTCATTGCCCTCGACGAGCCCGACGACGATCGCCGTCAACGCCTGGCCGGAGCTTTCAACGGCGGCTATACGGCCTTTGCCCGCTTTCACAAGCAGTGCACCCCAGCTTCGCGCGAAGCGCTAACCCGTCTTTTGGGCGAAGCACAAAAGTTGGCGCGGGACATCCACACCCGTTTCGCAGAATAGCCGCAATTGCTGATGCGGCATTAACCTTCGGGTTACTTCTCGCGCGCGGCGGCCATTATCCCATGTTATGCCCTTCCCATGAGCACGACCAAATCCCTCTTCTCGCCAGCCTCCGGGCAAGGACCGCTTGATCTCGGCCAGGCCGAGCGCCAGCTAGCGCTCGAATACCTCGCCGAAGCCTGGAACGAAGCCGAAGAAGACGGCGTCGAAACCGCAGCGCTCGCCCACGCCTCGCTTTTTGTCGCCCTCGCCACCTTCGTGCGCCAGCACGGCGACGAAGCAACGGCCGACCTCGTCGCCCAACTCCCCGACCGCATCCGCAGCGGGGAATACAACCTCGACCGGATTTTGCAGTAGGCCCCCTCATCCGCCCTTCGGGCACCTTCTCCCGCGAAGGGGAGAAGGGGGCAGGGCGTTCGTTTAGCCACCGCACCTACCCTTCTCCCCTCGCGGGAGAAGGTGGCTCGCGCAACGCGCGAGACGGATGAGGGGTCTTCCTAAGCCAATGCCTCCAAAAACCGCATCGGCTGCCCCTGCCCCGCCGTCACCAACTCCCCCTGCCACATCACCGTCTTGCCACGCACCACCGTGCCCACCGGCCAGCCGGTAACCGTCACCCCATCATAGGGCGTCCACCCTGCCCGGCTCTTGATCCACTCAGTGGTGATCGTCTCCCGGCGTTTTAGATCCACCACCGTCAAATCAGCATCATAGCCCACTGCGATCCGCCCCTTGCCGGCAATGCCGAACAGCCGGTTGGGCCCCGCACTGGTCATATCCACGAACCGCTGCAGCGACAGCCGCCCGGCGTTGACGTGGTCCAGCATGGTCGGCACCAGCGTCTGCACGCCCGTCATGCCCGAATGGCTCTGCGGATAGGGATGGTCCTTTTCCTCGCGCGTATGCGGCGCGTGGTCGGACCCCAGAATGTCGGCAACGCCATTGGCGACGCCCTTCCAGATGCCTTCGCGATGCGCCTTGTCGCGCACCGGCGGGTTCATCTGCGCATAGGTGCCGAGCCGCGTATATGCCGTTTCGTCGAGCGTCAGATGGTGCGGCGTCACCTCGACGCTCGCCACATCCTTGTGGTCGGCGAGGTAGACCATCTCTTCCTTGGTCGAGATATGGAGCACATGGATGCGCTTGCCGGTCTTGCGGGCAAGGTTGACGAGCCGAGTCGTGCAACTCATCGCCACTTCCGGCGAGCGCCAGACCGGATGGCTGGACGGATCGCCCGGCACGCGCAGTCCTTTACGTTCCTCCAGCATATACTCGTCTTCCGAGTGGAAGGCGGCGCGGCGGGAGATCGCGCGCAGGATGGCTTCCACCCCTTCATCGTCCTGCACCAGGAGCGACCCGGTGGACGAGCCCATGAACACCTTAACCCCGGCACAGCCCGGTAGCTTTTCAAGCGTCGCCAGTTCGCCGACATTTTCATGCGTGCCGCCGATATAGAAGGCGAAGTCGCAATGCATGCGGTTGGTGCCTGCCGCGATCTTGGCCTCGAACGTCTCGCGCGTCGTGGTCAGAGGATTGGTGTTGGGCATCTCGAAGACACCGGTCACCCCGCCCATCACCGCGCCGAGTGAACCAGACTCGAGGTCTTCCTTGTGCGTCAGCCCCGGTTCGCGAAAATGCACCTGCGTGTCGATGACGCCAGGCAGGATATGCAGCCCCTTGCAGTCCACCACCTCGGCGGCCGAACCCTCGATCGTGCCCAGCGCCGCAATCTTGCCGCCACGTACGGCGATGTCCGCCAGCCCCTCGCCGTCCTGGTTGACCACGGTGGCGTTCTTGAAAATGGTGTCGTA includes:
- a CDS encoding histidine phosphatase family protein, coding for MTAIEWPDFYFARHGETDWNREQRYQGSRDIPLNRTGQLQADANGVLLRDLLERDGVDPRSLNWFASPLSRASETMDRMRAAFDVELPPVIHDKRLIEISFGALEGKLHSEVHAQALAPGQRDESYWGFRPDGGENYEDVSERLIDFARVLTLHSVVVAHGGVLRVLRHLVEGAPRGDVLNWPPPQGVIAHFTRGRMTLHSATNTWDELL
- a CDS encoding enoyl-ACP reductase FabI, producing MATGLMQGKRGLIMGLANNRSIAWGIAKQLREQGAELAFSYQGEALKRRVEPLAAEVGSDFLVECDVSDEAAMDETFRQIKDKWGSLDFVVHAIGFSNKDELEGRYLDTSRDNFALTMDISVYSFTAVAKRAEPLMNEGGALLTLTYYGAVKYVPNYNVMGVAKAALEASVRYLAVDLGKKGIRVNAISAGAIKTLAASGISGLRDMLHWQEANSAMRKNVDIDDVGGAATYLLSPLAGGVTGEIHYVDAGFNVVGMKLLDNTGDASE
- a CDS encoding FAD-binding oxidoreductase; the encoded protein is MTLSAAEIVTQLSSLVGANAVIGEPSRMTTYLSEPRKRFTTGAAAIVTPGSVAEVQAVLRWANTNDVGIIPQGGNTGLVGGQVPRRGDEVILSLARLDKIRGIDTASGTMTVESGVILSKAHDAAEAEGVILPLWLASQGSARIGGVLSTNAGGVNVLAYGNARDLTMGIEAVLADGRLYQGLNSLKKDNTGYDLKNLLVGAEGTLGIITAATLKVFPKPEDYETAIVSLRDLDCALAFFDLLRSRARRRLSAYEIVPQLGLDLQLKHGMLDRDPTPGPSPWYALVEVSRLSKGASDTLIRAVEAAFGEGLLDNAVFAESLADRTRMWAFREQMSEVQSREGASIKHDVSVPIHAVPQLITEGIAAAERVAPGIRAVPFGHLGDGNIHFNFSQPVGADPKSFMADYEDKVHEAIYEVVLRLGGSVSAEHGIGQLKVDLLRQVKDPIALEMMRAIKTALDPKGILNPGKMLG
- a CDS encoding hemerythrin domain-containing protein, which gives rise to MLLKDIQFFDDATRPPIPALPGITERQKLPGQHLKMIHDHLRDNMVTLGRLIERAAEGKASAEEVKAETADLVMVTNYRRFGTLCGQYCQFVHGHHSIEDQALFPSIRAQSPAFKAIADRLEAEHVVVHQLLERLIDTLIALADAPSRPKFDDAVEVYRALERVLLSHLGYEEEAIGDALGYFDIGV
- a CDS encoding SOS response-associated peptidase, whose product is MCGRYASTLPPEMMVELFKLLKSIDVVPRFNIAPTQPVVGIWESEGRREPHFARWGLVPGWVKDPREFPLLVNARAEGMESKPAFRDALKHGRCIVPASGYYEWHTGPDKRKQPYYITRADEKPMALAGLYATWSGPNGEEVDSLATITVAANPQLSVIHDRMPAILMDEEAQDNWLNVREVRAKEAAQMALPLEDGVLKFHPVSMRVNSARDDDEGLIEPVALEPSEPVPVKMKKAAGGGGQLDLF
- a CDS encoding NUDIX domain-containing protein, producing MTDLPNAASVGLVREGKILLIKRAFAPYQNLWTFPGGRLEPGETIEQCATRELQEELAITIRNPKLVMQQALGRDGEYRLAVFVSTDFSGVMRPSEEISAHMWADPGMVHALRTTSRLDDVIRECFKVLGQSW
- a CDS encoding TIGR02301 family protein → MKFPRPLLPKDLILGSCASLPLEGRDRGWGSLGDTPDYPPPQPSPSRGEGAKRAHGWKQSFTALAVALSLTAPTLAIDPPYQRQMERLAEIMGSLYYLQPLCEAGDEDWREQMSELIALDEPDDDRRQRLAGAFNGGYTAFARFHKQCTPASREALTRLLGEAQKLARDIHTRFAE
- a CDS encoding dihydroorotase, encoding MAQYDTIFKNATVVNQDGEGLADIAVRGGKIAALGTIEGSAAEVVDCKGLHILPGVIDTQVHFREPGLTHKEDLESGSLGAVMGGVTGVFEMPNTNPLTTTRETFEAKIAAGTNRMHCDFAFYIGGTHENVGELATLEKLPGCAGVKVFMGSSTGSLLVQDDEGVEAILRAISRRAAFHSEDEYMLEERKGLRVPGDPSSHPVWRSPEVAMSCTTRLVNLARKTGKRIHVLHISTKEEMVYLADHKDVASVEVTPHHLTLDETAYTRLGTYAQMNPPVRDKAHREGIWKGVANGVADILGSDHAPHTREEKDHPYPQSHSGMTGVQTLVPTMLDHVNAGRLSLQRFVDMTSAGPNRLFGIAGKGRIAVGYDADLTVVDLKRRETITTEWIKSRAGWTPYDGVTVTGWPVGTVVRGKTVMWQGELVTAGQGQPMRFLEALA